A genomic window from Rahnella aceris includes:
- the hemG gene encoding menaquinone-dependent protoporphyrinogen IX dehydrogenase, with protein MKALILYSSRDGQTHAIASYIASELKEKCNCDVVDLVHAEHVDLKSYDQVMIGASIRYGHFNPVLDKFVKKHAETLNHMPSAFFGVNLTARKPEKRTPQTNAYVRKFLLASPWEPAMCGVFAGALRYPRYRWFDKVMIQLIMRMTGGETDTRKEVEYTDWQQVAKFAEDFGQISYKKSQ; from the coding sequence ATGAAAGCGTTGATACTCTATTCAAGTCGTGACGGGCAGACACATGCTATCGCTTCTTATATAGCAAGTGAGCTGAAAGAAAAGTGCAACTGCGATGTTGTTGATCTGGTACATGCGGAACATGTCGATTTGAAAAGCTATGACCAGGTGATGATCGGCGCTTCTATACGTTACGGTCACTTTAACCCGGTGCTGGATAAGTTCGTTAAAAAACACGCCGAAACCTTGAATCACATGCCGTCGGCTTTTTTCGGCGTCAACCTGACAGCGCGCAAACCCGAAAAACGAACGCCACAGACTAATGCCTATGTACGTAAATTCCTGCTGGCATCCCCGTGGGAACCGGCAATGTGCGGTGTCTTTGCTGGCGCATTACGTTATCCGCGATATCGCTGGTTCGATAAGGTCATGATCCAACTGATTATGCGGATGACAGGTGGTGAAACAGATACCCGTAAAGAAGTGGAATATACCGACTGGCAGCAGGTGGCCAAATTCGCTGAAGATTTTGGGCAAATATCGTATAAAAAATCGCAATAA